A DNA window from Hyphomicrobiales bacterium contains the following coding sequences:
- a CDS encoding helix-turn-helix domain-containing protein — translation MENLTPPEIAKLFGVSPDTIRRLIDNGQLPSVRFSDDGWRYVDKSAVVEYAKKKGIKLDWSTIE, via the coding sequence GTGGAGAATCTGACGCCGCCAGAGATCGCAAAGTTATTTGGCGTCAGTCCAGACACGATTCGCCGCCTGATCGACAATGGCCAGCTACCAAGCGTTCGCTTTTCGGACGATGGGTGGCGCTACGTTGATAAGTCGGCCGTCGTGGAATATGCCAAGAAAAAGGGTATCAAGCTGGACTGGTCGACTATCGAGTGA
- a CDS encoding tyrosine-type recombinase/integrase, with protein ANDLLDLFLAAQASQNHSVRTIEWYRYEIQRFFTWLQTNNLHNGNWLQPSVIERYLAASRDGGNQPATVAGHHRGLRVFFGWLVERSYIDRSPLADVKPPKVPKKQPKRAVLSEYVRLLDCLPSDDWIGLRDRLIVNVLFLCGVRLGECARLRAVDFRTAEHVLQVDGKTGPRLVPLLPAVEKAFMAYLFVRPAWTDDHLFLAANGAKQPKGVILPGGIYQMLRRHCRTAGMRMLNPHSFRHGLAMMMLNERHADMSLVQKVLGHSQISTTSAFYAEWLTDGMVKEFAEKMRGLGLKP; from the coding sequence TGCAAACGATCTGCTCGATCTATTCCTCGCTGCGCAGGCTAGTCAGAACCACAGCGTCCGCACTATCGAATGGTATCGCTATGAAATTCAGCGATTTTTCACCTGGTTGCAGACCAACAATCTGCATAATGGAAACTGGCTGCAACCATCGGTCATTGAGCGTTACCTTGCCGCCAGTCGTGACGGTGGCAATCAGCCGGCTACAGTTGCCGGCCACCACCGCGGGTTGCGCGTTTTCTTCGGTTGGCTGGTGGAACGCTCCTACATCGACCGGTCCCCGCTGGCTGATGTCAAGCCGCCAAAGGTGCCAAAGAAGCAACCAAAGCGCGCTGTGCTCAGTGAGTACGTGCGCCTGCTAGACTGCCTGCCATCGGATGATTGGATTGGGCTACGCGACCGATTGATCGTCAACGTGTTATTTCTGTGCGGCGTGCGCCTTGGTGAGTGCGCCAGGCTGCGAGCGGTGGACTTCCGCACTGCGGAGCATGTGTTGCAGGTGGACGGTAAGACCGGTCCGCGTCTGGTGCCATTGCTGCCGGCTGTCGAAAAGGCGTTCATGGCCTACCTGTTCGTGCGTCCGGCCTGGACTGACGACCACCTGTTCCTGGCTGCCAATGGAGCCAAGCAACCGAAAGGCGTCATTTTGCCGGGTGGCATTTACCAGATGCTTCGTCGTCACTGCCGGACGGCTGGAATGCGTATGCTGAATCCTCATTCGTTCCGGCACGGGCTGGCGATGATGATGCTGAATGAGCGACACGCCGACATGAGTCTGGTACAAAAGGTCTTGGGTCACAGCCAGATTTCAACGACATCGGCTTTTTATGCGGAGTGGTTGACCGATGGCATGGTCAAGGAATTTGCGGAGAAAATGCGAGGTTTAGGGCTGAAACCATGA